A section of the Oncorhynchus gorbuscha isolate QuinsamMale2020 ecotype Even-year linkage group LG04, OgorEven_v1.0, whole genome shotgun sequence genome encodes:
- the LOC124034005 gene encoding endothelial differentiation-related factor 1-like isoform X1, protein MLSCKLKNMAESDWDTVTILRKKGPTVAQSKSKQAVAAAQRRGEELDTTKKWAAGQNKQHVITKNTAKLDRETEELQHQRVSLEVGKVIQQGRQNQGLTQKDLATKINEKPQIIGDYESGKAIPNNQVMGKIERAIGLKLRGKDIGKPLEAVPKKK, encoded by the exons atgctgagct GTAAACTCAAAAACATGGCAGAAAGTGATTGGGATACCGTGACCATACTGAGGAAGAAGGGACCAACTGTCGCACAGTCGAAGTCGAAACAG GCTGTTGCAGCAGCTCAAAGACGTGGAGAAGAACTTGATACCACTAAGAAAT gggCTGCAGGACAAAACAAACAGCACGTGATCACCAAGAATACAGCAAAGCTTGACAGAGAGACTGAAGAACTTCAACACCAAAGAGTATCTCTGGAGGTGGGCAAGGTCATCCAACAAGGCCGGCAAAATCAGGGCCTGACGCAGAAAGACCTGGCCACT AAAATCAATGAAAAACCACAGATAATTGGAGACTACGAATCTGGAAAGGCTATCCCCAATAACCAAGTAATGGGAAAGATTGAAAGAGCAATTG GACTGAAGTTGCGTGGGAAGGACATTGGGAAACCCTTGGAGGCAGTCCCAAAGAAAAAGTGA
- the LOC124034005 gene encoding endothelial differentiation-related factor 1 homolog isoform X2, whose translation MAESDWDTVTILRKKGPTVAQSKSKQAVAAAQRRGEELDTTKKWAAGQNKQHVITKNTAKLDRETEELQHQRVSLEVGKVIQQGRQNQGLTQKDLATKINEKPQIIGDYESGKAIPNNQVMGKIERAIGLKLRGKDIGKPLEAVPKKK comes from the exons ATGGCAGAAAGTGATTGGGATACCGTGACCATACTGAGGAAGAAGGGACCAACTGTCGCACAGTCGAAGTCGAAACAG GCTGTTGCAGCAGCTCAAAGACGTGGAGAAGAACTTGATACCACTAAGAAAT gggCTGCAGGACAAAACAAACAGCACGTGATCACCAAGAATACAGCAAAGCTTGACAGAGAGACTGAAGAACTTCAACACCAAAGAGTATCTCTGGAGGTGGGCAAGGTCATCCAACAAGGCCGGCAAAATCAGGGCCTGACGCAGAAAGACCTGGCCACT AAAATCAATGAAAAACCACAGATAATTGGAGACTACGAATCTGGAAAGGCTATCCCCAATAACCAAGTAATGGGAAAGATTGAAAGAGCAATTG GACTGAAGTTGCGTGGGAAGGACATTGGGAAACCCTTGGAGGCAGTCCCAAAGAAAAAGTGA
- the LOC124034006 gene encoding putative uncharacterized protein BRD3OS translates to MSGRYPLVEKALSEGYARFRFKDTSLLIWQQQQMELEQGPPSNYLSRSQSTWYSQYGNQAVVVRDKRTVTVDPIADAGSSRICLIM, encoded by the coding sequence ATGTCTGGGAGATATCCTTTAGTCGAGAAAGCCCTCTCAGAGGGCTATGCTCGGTTTAGGTTCAAGGACACGTCGCTGCTAATTTGGCAACAGCAGCAAATGGAGCTGGAACAGGGACCACCGAGTAACTACCTCAGTCGGAGTCAAAGTACGTGGTACAGTCAGTATGGAAACCAGGCAGTCGTGGTACGGGACAAACGAACTGTCACAGTGGATCCAATTGCTGACGCTGGAAGTTCCAGAATATGTTTGATTATGTGA
- the LOC124034007 gene encoding bromodomain-containing protein 3-like isoform X2, with amino-acid sequence MSAVPAAVPTLVNPPPPEFFNPNKPGRKTNQLQYMQNVVVKTLWKHQFAWPFYTPVDTIKLCLADYHKVIKSPMDMGTIKKRLENNYYWSASECMQDFNTMFTNCYIYNKPTDDIVLMAQALEKIFLQKVSQMPQEEVELLPPAPKVKAAHKPGGPISAGSQAEAEPTDSPPSTYPSSPPPVCQTPVIAATPVPTIISVIPVQAVSPAASMMAVVPTAQPVIKKKGVKRKADTTTPTTSAISASRSDSPTQLLESQQGKVSSRRESTVRPIKPPKKGTEDGEVPLLGGKKGKPGEQLKHCDFILKEMLSKKHAAYAWPFYKPVDAEALELHDYHEIIKHPMDLSTVKKKIDSQDYPDAQSFATDVRLMFSNCYKYNPPDHEVVAMARKLQDVFEMRFAKMPDEPVDATQPSTMPVVSKSTESSESSGNTSSSESSDSEEERAMRLAELQEQQITVEHPNGNRAGKKNGCAKRFQLKAVHEQLAVLSQAPVSKPKKREKREKDKKEKDKGTADDKKKPKSAPQVKPANQKKAPARKPNSMVVATRQPKKGSKVVVANNESEEEPSLPMSYDEKRQLSLDINRLPGEKLGRVVHIIQSREPSLRDSNPDEIEIDFETLKPSTLRELERYVKSCLQKKQRKLLQKAGSAPAGGASRLSGSSSSSDSGSSSSSGSSSESSDSD; translated from the exons ATGTCGGCTGTTCCTGCGGCCGTCCCGACGCTTGTTAATCCACCGCCACCAGAGTTCTTCAACCCCAACAAGCCTGGCAGGAAAACTAACCAACTACAGTACATGCAGAATGTTGTGGTGAAGACTCTATGGAAACATCAGTTTGCGTGGCCCTTTTATACACCTGTGGATACCATCAAATTATGTCTTGCT GACTATCATAAAGTTATCAAGAGCCCAatggacatgggaacaataaaGAAGAGGCTAGAGAATAACTACTATTGGAGCGCCAGCGAGTGCATGCAGGACTTCAACACAATGTTTACCAACTGTTACATCTACAACAAG CCTACAGATGACATTGTGCTGATGGCCCAAGCTCTGGAGAAAATCTTCTTACAGAAAGTGTCTCAAATGCCTCAGGAGGAGGTGGAGCTGCTACCACCGGCCCCCAAAGTTAAAGCTGCCCACAAACCAGGAGGGCCTATTAGTGCAG GCAGCCAAGCAGAGGCCGAGCCAACAGATTCACCCCCATCCACTTATCCCAGCTCCCCTCCACCTGTTTGTCAGACTCCTGTCATAGCAGCCACGCCAGTGCCAACCATCATCTCTGTTATCCCTGTCCAAGCTGTGTCTCCCGCTGCCTCCATGATGGCTGTGGTTCCCACAGCACAGCCAGTCATCAAA AAAAAGGGGGTGAAGCGGAAAGCAGACACAACAACTCCCACAACCTCAGCAATCTCGGCCAGTAGAAGTGACTCCCCTACCCAGCTCCTGGAATCCCAACAGGGGAAAGTCTCATCCAGGCGGGAGAGCACGGTGCGACCCATTAAACCCCCCAAGAAGGGCACCGAGGACGGAGAGGTGCCACTGCTCGGTGGCAAGAAAGGCAAGCCCGGCGAGCAGCTCAAGCACTGCGACTTCATCCTGAAGGAGATGCTCTCCAAGAAGCACGCAGCCTACGCTTGGCCTTTCTATAAGCCTGTAGATGCGGAGGCGCTAGAACTGCATGACTACCATGAGATCATCAAGCACCCCATGGACCTCAGCACTGTCAAA AAAAAAATTGACAGTCAAGATTACCCAGATGCCCAAAGCTTTGCGACGGACGTCCGGTTAATGTTCTCAAATTGCTACAAGTACAACCCCCCCGACCACGAGGTTGTAGCCATGGCCAGGAAGCTACAG GATGTGTTTGAGATGCGATTTGCCAAGATGCCAGACGAGCCCGTTGACGCCACCCAGCCCTCCACCATGCCGGTGGTAAGCAAGAGTACAGAGAGCAGTGAGAGCAGCGGCAACACCTCCAGCTCGGAGAGCTCGGACTCAGAGGAGGAGCGGGCCATGCGGCTCGCCGAACTGCAGGAACAG CAAATCACTGTGGAGCACCCCAATGGTAACAGGGCGGGGAAAAAAAACGGGTGTGCCAAACGTTTTCAG CTGAAGGCCGTTCACGAACAGCTGGCTGTTCTGTCACAGGCCCCAGTAAGTAAACCAAAGAAAAGGGAGAAAAGGGAAAAAGATAAGAAAGAGAAGGACAAGGGGACGGCGGATGACAAGAAGAAACCCAAGTCAGCACCCCAAGTCAAGCCAGCTAATCAGAAAAAGGCTCCAGCCCGGAAACCAaacagcatggtggtggctaccAG GCAACCGAAGAAAGGGTCCAAGGTGGTGGTGGCGAACAACGAGTCAGAAGAGGAGCCATCCCTTCCCATGTCGTACGACGAGAAGCGCCAGCTCAGCCTTGACATCAACCGTCTTCCGGGTGAGAAGTTGGGCAGGGTGGTCCACATCATCCAGTCCCGGGAGCCATCGTTGCGTGACTCCAATCCAGACGAGATAGAGATAGACTTTGAGACACTCAAACCCTCAACCCTTCGTGAGCTCGAACGATACGTCAAGTCCTGTTTGCAGAAAAAGCAGCGGAAACTTTTAC AGAAGGCAGGCTCGGCGCCAGCAGGGGGTGCCTCTCGGCTGAGCGGCAGCAGCAGCTCCTCTGACTCTGGCAGTAGCAGCTCCAGTGGCTCCAGCTCAGAAAGCAGCGACTCCGATTGA
- the LOC124034007 gene encoding bromodomain-containing protein 3-like isoform X4: MSAVPAAVPTLVNPPPPEFFNPNKPGRKTNQLQYMQNVVVKTLWKHQFAWPFYTPVDTIKLCLADYHKVIKSPMDMGTIKKRLENNYYWSASECMQDFNTMFTNCYIYNKPTDDIVLMAQALEKIFLQKVSQMPQEEVELLPPAPKVKAAHKPGGPISAGSQAEAEPTDSPPSTYPSSPPPVCQTPVIAATPVPTIISVIPVQAVSPAASMMAVVPTAQPVIKKKGVKRKADTTTPTTSAISASRSDSPTQLLESQQGKVSSRRESTVRPIKPPKKGTEDGEVPLLGGKKGKPGEQLKHCDFILKEMLSKKHAAYAWPFYKPVDAEALELHDYHEIIKHPMDLSTVKKKIDSQDYPDAQSFATDVRLMFSNCYKYNPPDHEVVAMARKLQDVFEMRFAKMPDEPVDATQPSTMPVVSKSTESSESSGNTSSSESSDSEEERAMRLAELQEQLKAVHEQLAVLSQAPVSKPKKREKREKDKKEKDKGTADDKKKPKSAPQVKPANQKKAPARKPNSMVVATRQPKKGSKVVVANNESEEEPSLPMSYDEKRQLSLDINRLPGEKLGRVVHIIQSREPSLRDSNPDEIEIDFETLKPSTLRELERYVKSCLQKKQRKLLQKAGSAPAGGASRLSGSSSSSDSGSSSSSGSSSESSDSD; this comes from the exons ATGTCGGCTGTTCCTGCGGCCGTCCCGACGCTTGTTAATCCACCGCCACCAGAGTTCTTCAACCCCAACAAGCCTGGCAGGAAAACTAACCAACTACAGTACATGCAGAATGTTGTGGTGAAGACTCTATGGAAACATCAGTTTGCGTGGCCCTTTTATACACCTGTGGATACCATCAAATTATGTCTTGCT GACTATCATAAAGTTATCAAGAGCCCAatggacatgggaacaataaaGAAGAGGCTAGAGAATAACTACTATTGGAGCGCCAGCGAGTGCATGCAGGACTTCAACACAATGTTTACCAACTGTTACATCTACAACAAG CCTACAGATGACATTGTGCTGATGGCCCAAGCTCTGGAGAAAATCTTCTTACAGAAAGTGTCTCAAATGCCTCAGGAGGAGGTGGAGCTGCTACCACCGGCCCCCAAAGTTAAAGCTGCCCACAAACCAGGAGGGCCTATTAGTGCAG GCAGCCAAGCAGAGGCCGAGCCAACAGATTCACCCCCATCCACTTATCCCAGCTCCCCTCCACCTGTTTGTCAGACTCCTGTCATAGCAGCCACGCCAGTGCCAACCATCATCTCTGTTATCCCTGTCCAAGCTGTGTCTCCCGCTGCCTCCATGATGGCTGTGGTTCCCACAGCACAGCCAGTCATCAAA AAAAAGGGGGTGAAGCGGAAAGCAGACACAACAACTCCCACAACCTCAGCAATCTCGGCCAGTAGAAGTGACTCCCCTACCCAGCTCCTGGAATCCCAACAGGGGAAAGTCTCATCCAGGCGGGAGAGCACGGTGCGACCCATTAAACCCCCCAAGAAGGGCACCGAGGACGGAGAGGTGCCACTGCTCGGTGGCAAGAAAGGCAAGCCCGGCGAGCAGCTCAAGCACTGCGACTTCATCCTGAAGGAGATGCTCTCCAAGAAGCACGCAGCCTACGCTTGGCCTTTCTATAAGCCTGTAGATGCGGAGGCGCTAGAACTGCATGACTACCATGAGATCATCAAGCACCCCATGGACCTCAGCACTGTCAAA AAAAAAATTGACAGTCAAGATTACCCAGATGCCCAAAGCTTTGCGACGGACGTCCGGTTAATGTTCTCAAATTGCTACAAGTACAACCCCCCCGACCACGAGGTTGTAGCCATGGCCAGGAAGCTACAG GATGTGTTTGAGATGCGATTTGCCAAGATGCCAGACGAGCCCGTTGACGCCACCCAGCCCTCCACCATGCCGGTGGTAAGCAAGAGTACAGAGAGCAGTGAGAGCAGCGGCAACACCTCCAGCTCGGAGAGCTCGGACTCAGAGGAGGAGCGGGCCATGCGGCTCGCCGAACTGCAGGAACAG CTGAAGGCCGTTCACGAACAGCTGGCTGTTCTGTCACAGGCCCCAGTAAGTAAACCAAAGAAAAGGGAGAAAAGGGAAAAAGATAAGAAAGAGAAGGACAAGGGGACGGCGGATGACAAGAAGAAACCCAAGTCAGCACCCCAAGTCAAGCCAGCTAATCAGAAAAAGGCTCCAGCCCGGAAACCAaacagcatggtggtggctaccAG GCAACCGAAGAAAGGGTCCAAGGTGGTGGTGGCGAACAACGAGTCAGAAGAGGAGCCATCCCTTCCCATGTCGTACGACGAGAAGCGCCAGCTCAGCCTTGACATCAACCGTCTTCCGGGTGAGAAGTTGGGCAGGGTGGTCCACATCATCCAGTCCCGGGAGCCATCGTTGCGTGACTCCAATCCAGACGAGATAGAGATAGACTTTGAGACACTCAAACCCTCAACCCTTCGTGAGCTCGAACGATACGTCAAGTCCTGTTTGCAGAAAAAGCAGCGGAAACTTTTAC AGAAGGCAGGCTCGGCGCCAGCAGGGGGTGCCTCTCGGCTGAGCGGCAGCAGCAGCTCCTCTGACTCTGGCAGTAGCAGCTCCAGTGGCTCCAGCTCAGAAAGCAGCGACTCCGATTGA
- the LOC124034007 gene encoding bromodomain-containing protein 3-like isoform X3: MSAVPAAVPTLVNPPPPEFFNPNKPGRKTNQLQYMQNVVVKTLWKHQFAWPFYTPVDTIKLCLADYHKVIKSPMDMGTIKKRLENNYYWSASECMQDFNTMFTNCYIYNKPTDDIVLMAQALEKIFLQKVSQMPQEEVELLPPAPKVKAAHKPGGPISAGSQAEAEPTDSPPSTYPSSPPPVCQTPVIAATPVPTIISVIPVQAVSPAASMMAVVPTAQPVIKKKGVKRKADTTTPTTSAISASRSDSPTQLLESQQGKVSSRRESTVRPIKPPKKGTEDGEVPLLGGKKGKPGEQLKHCDFILKEMLSKKHAAYAWPFYKPVDAEALELHDYHEIIKHPMDLSTVKKKIDSQDYPDAQSFATDVRLMFSNCYKYNPPDHEVVAMARKLQDVFEMRFAKMPDEPVDATQPSTMPVVSKSTESSESSGNTSSSESSDSEEERAMRLAELQEQVGSEQLKAVHEQLAVLSQAPVSKPKKREKREKDKKEKDKGTADDKKKPKSAPQVKPANQKKAPARKPNSMVVATRQPKKGSKVVVANNESEEEPSLPMSYDEKRQLSLDINRLPGEKLGRVVHIIQSREPSLRDSNPDEIEIDFETLKPSTLRELERYVKSCLQKKQRKLLQKAGSAPAGGASRLSGSSSSSDSGSSSSSGSSSESSDSD, translated from the exons ATGTCGGCTGTTCCTGCGGCCGTCCCGACGCTTGTTAATCCACCGCCACCAGAGTTCTTCAACCCCAACAAGCCTGGCAGGAAAACTAACCAACTACAGTACATGCAGAATGTTGTGGTGAAGACTCTATGGAAACATCAGTTTGCGTGGCCCTTTTATACACCTGTGGATACCATCAAATTATGTCTTGCT GACTATCATAAAGTTATCAAGAGCCCAatggacatgggaacaataaaGAAGAGGCTAGAGAATAACTACTATTGGAGCGCCAGCGAGTGCATGCAGGACTTCAACACAATGTTTACCAACTGTTACATCTACAACAAG CCTACAGATGACATTGTGCTGATGGCCCAAGCTCTGGAGAAAATCTTCTTACAGAAAGTGTCTCAAATGCCTCAGGAGGAGGTGGAGCTGCTACCACCGGCCCCCAAAGTTAAAGCTGCCCACAAACCAGGAGGGCCTATTAGTGCAG GCAGCCAAGCAGAGGCCGAGCCAACAGATTCACCCCCATCCACTTATCCCAGCTCCCCTCCACCTGTTTGTCAGACTCCTGTCATAGCAGCCACGCCAGTGCCAACCATCATCTCTGTTATCCCTGTCCAAGCTGTGTCTCCCGCTGCCTCCATGATGGCTGTGGTTCCCACAGCACAGCCAGTCATCAAA AAAAAGGGGGTGAAGCGGAAAGCAGACACAACAACTCCCACAACCTCAGCAATCTCGGCCAGTAGAAGTGACTCCCCTACCCAGCTCCTGGAATCCCAACAGGGGAAAGTCTCATCCAGGCGGGAGAGCACGGTGCGACCCATTAAACCCCCCAAGAAGGGCACCGAGGACGGAGAGGTGCCACTGCTCGGTGGCAAGAAAGGCAAGCCCGGCGAGCAGCTCAAGCACTGCGACTTCATCCTGAAGGAGATGCTCTCCAAGAAGCACGCAGCCTACGCTTGGCCTTTCTATAAGCCTGTAGATGCGGAGGCGCTAGAACTGCATGACTACCATGAGATCATCAAGCACCCCATGGACCTCAGCACTGTCAAA AAAAAAATTGACAGTCAAGATTACCCAGATGCCCAAAGCTTTGCGACGGACGTCCGGTTAATGTTCTCAAATTGCTACAAGTACAACCCCCCCGACCACGAGGTTGTAGCCATGGCCAGGAAGCTACAG GATGTGTTTGAGATGCGATTTGCCAAGATGCCAGACGAGCCCGTTGACGCCACCCAGCCCTCCACCATGCCGGTGGTAAGCAAGAGTACAGAGAGCAGTGAGAGCAGCGGCAACACCTCCAGCTCGGAGAGCTCGGACTCAGAGGAGGAGCGGGCCATGCGGCTCGCCGAACTGCAGGAACAGGTGGGTTCGGAACAG CTGAAGGCCGTTCACGAACAGCTGGCTGTTCTGTCACAGGCCCCAGTAAGTAAACCAAAGAAAAGGGAGAAAAGGGAAAAAGATAAGAAAGAGAAGGACAAGGGGACGGCGGATGACAAGAAGAAACCCAAGTCAGCACCCCAAGTCAAGCCAGCTAATCAGAAAAAGGCTCCAGCCCGGAAACCAaacagcatggtggtggctaccAG GCAACCGAAGAAAGGGTCCAAGGTGGTGGTGGCGAACAACGAGTCAGAAGAGGAGCCATCCCTTCCCATGTCGTACGACGAGAAGCGCCAGCTCAGCCTTGACATCAACCGTCTTCCGGGTGAGAAGTTGGGCAGGGTGGTCCACATCATCCAGTCCCGGGAGCCATCGTTGCGTGACTCCAATCCAGACGAGATAGAGATAGACTTTGAGACACTCAAACCCTCAACCCTTCGTGAGCTCGAACGATACGTCAAGTCCTGTTTGCAGAAAAAGCAGCGGAAACTTTTAC AGAAGGCAGGCTCGGCGCCAGCAGGGGGTGCCTCTCGGCTGAGCGGCAGCAGCAGCTCCTCTGACTCTGGCAGTAGCAGCTCCAGTGGCTCCAGCTCAGAAAGCAGCGACTCCGATTGA
- the LOC124034007 gene encoding bromodomain-containing protein 3-like isoform X1 translates to MSAVPAAVPTLVNPPPPEFFNPNKPGRKTNQLQYMQNVVVKTLWKHQFAWPFYTPVDTIKLCLADYHKVIKSPMDMGTIKKRLENNYYWSASECMQDFNTMFTNCYIYNKPTDDIVLMAQALEKIFLQKVSQMPQEEVELLPPAPKVKAAHKPGGPISAGSQAEAEPTDSPPSTYPSSPPPVCQTPVIAATPVPTIISVIPVQAVSPAASMMAVVPTAQPVIKKKGVKRKADTTTPTTSAISASRSDSPTQLLESQQGKVSSRRESTVRPIKPPKKGTEDGEVPLLGGKKGKPGEQLKHCDFILKEMLSKKHAAYAWPFYKPVDAEALELHDYHEIIKHPMDLSTVKKKIDSQDYPDAQSFATDVRLMFSNCYKYNPPDHEVVAMARKLQDVFEMRFAKMPDEPVDATQPSTMPVVSKSTESSESSGNTSSSESSDSEEERAMRLAELQEQVGSEQQITVEHPNGNRAGKKNGCAKRFQLKAVHEQLAVLSQAPVSKPKKREKREKDKKEKDKGTADDKKKPKSAPQVKPANQKKAPARKPNSMVVATRQPKKGSKVVVANNESEEEPSLPMSYDEKRQLSLDINRLPGEKLGRVVHIIQSREPSLRDSNPDEIEIDFETLKPSTLRELERYVKSCLQKKQRKLLQKAGSAPAGGASRLSGSSSSSDSGSSSSSGSSSESSDSD, encoded by the exons ATGTCGGCTGTTCCTGCGGCCGTCCCGACGCTTGTTAATCCACCGCCACCAGAGTTCTTCAACCCCAACAAGCCTGGCAGGAAAACTAACCAACTACAGTACATGCAGAATGTTGTGGTGAAGACTCTATGGAAACATCAGTTTGCGTGGCCCTTTTATACACCTGTGGATACCATCAAATTATGTCTTGCT GACTATCATAAAGTTATCAAGAGCCCAatggacatgggaacaataaaGAAGAGGCTAGAGAATAACTACTATTGGAGCGCCAGCGAGTGCATGCAGGACTTCAACACAATGTTTACCAACTGTTACATCTACAACAAG CCTACAGATGACATTGTGCTGATGGCCCAAGCTCTGGAGAAAATCTTCTTACAGAAAGTGTCTCAAATGCCTCAGGAGGAGGTGGAGCTGCTACCACCGGCCCCCAAAGTTAAAGCTGCCCACAAACCAGGAGGGCCTATTAGTGCAG GCAGCCAAGCAGAGGCCGAGCCAACAGATTCACCCCCATCCACTTATCCCAGCTCCCCTCCACCTGTTTGTCAGACTCCTGTCATAGCAGCCACGCCAGTGCCAACCATCATCTCTGTTATCCCTGTCCAAGCTGTGTCTCCCGCTGCCTCCATGATGGCTGTGGTTCCCACAGCACAGCCAGTCATCAAA AAAAAGGGGGTGAAGCGGAAAGCAGACACAACAACTCCCACAACCTCAGCAATCTCGGCCAGTAGAAGTGACTCCCCTACCCAGCTCCTGGAATCCCAACAGGGGAAAGTCTCATCCAGGCGGGAGAGCACGGTGCGACCCATTAAACCCCCCAAGAAGGGCACCGAGGACGGAGAGGTGCCACTGCTCGGTGGCAAGAAAGGCAAGCCCGGCGAGCAGCTCAAGCACTGCGACTTCATCCTGAAGGAGATGCTCTCCAAGAAGCACGCAGCCTACGCTTGGCCTTTCTATAAGCCTGTAGATGCGGAGGCGCTAGAACTGCATGACTACCATGAGATCATCAAGCACCCCATGGACCTCAGCACTGTCAAA AAAAAAATTGACAGTCAAGATTACCCAGATGCCCAAAGCTTTGCGACGGACGTCCGGTTAATGTTCTCAAATTGCTACAAGTACAACCCCCCCGACCACGAGGTTGTAGCCATGGCCAGGAAGCTACAG GATGTGTTTGAGATGCGATTTGCCAAGATGCCAGACGAGCCCGTTGACGCCACCCAGCCCTCCACCATGCCGGTGGTAAGCAAGAGTACAGAGAGCAGTGAGAGCAGCGGCAACACCTCCAGCTCGGAGAGCTCGGACTCAGAGGAGGAGCGGGCCATGCGGCTCGCCGAACTGCAGGAACAGGTGGGTTCGGAACAG CAAATCACTGTGGAGCACCCCAATGGTAACAGGGCGGGGAAAAAAAACGGGTGTGCCAAACGTTTTCAG CTGAAGGCCGTTCACGAACAGCTGGCTGTTCTGTCACAGGCCCCAGTAAGTAAACCAAAGAAAAGGGAGAAAAGGGAAAAAGATAAGAAAGAGAAGGACAAGGGGACGGCGGATGACAAGAAGAAACCCAAGTCAGCACCCCAAGTCAAGCCAGCTAATCAGAAAAAGGCTCCAGCCCGGAAACCAaacagcatggtggtggctaccAG GCAACCGAAGAAAGGGTCCAAGGTGGTGGTGGCGAACAACGAGTCAGAAGAGGAGCCATCCCTTCCCATGTCGTACGACGAGAAGCGCCAGCTCAGCCTTGACATCAACCGTCTTCCGGGTGAGAAGTTGGGCAGGGTGGTCCACATCATCCAGTCCCGGGAGCCATCGTTGCGTGACTCCAATCCAGACGAGATAGAGATAGACTTTGAGACACTCAAACCCTCAACCCTTCGTGAGCTCGAACGATACGTCAAGTCCTGTTTGCAGAAAAAGCAGCGGAAACTTTTAC AGAAGGCAGGCTCGGCGCCAGCAGGGGGTGCCTCTCGGCTGAGCGGCAGCAGCAGCTCCTCTGACTCTGGCAGTAGCAGCTCCAGTGGCTCCAGCTCAGAAAGCAGCGACTCCGATTGA